In Malus sylvestris chromosome 16, drMalSylv7.2, whole genome shotgun sequence, the following are encoded in one genomic region:
- the LOC126608082 gene encoding cyclin-dependent kinase B2-2-like produces the protein MEMIGEANKGASAMEAFEKLEKVGEGTYGKVYRAREKATGKIVALKKTRLHEDEEGVPPTTLREVSILRMLSRDPHIVKLMDVKQGQNKEGKTVLYLVFEYMDTDLKKFIRTFRQSGEHIPSPIVKSLMFQLCKGVAFCHGHGILHRDLKPHNLLMDRKTMMLKIADLGLARAFTVPLKKYTHEILTLWYRAPEVLLGATHYSTAVDIWSVGCIFAELVTKQAIFPGDSELQQLLHIFRLLGTPNEDVWPGVSKLKDWHEYPQWSPQSLAKAVPNLDEMGLDLLLQMLQYDPAKRISAKAAMEHRYFDGLNKDSL, from the exons atggagatgATCGGAGAGGCGAATAAAGGAGCGTCGGCGATGGAGGCGTTCGAGAAGCTTGAGAAGGTGGGAGAAGGGACGTACGGGAAGGTGTACAGAGCGAGAGAGAAGGCGACTGGCAAGATCGTCGCCCTCAAGAAGACTCGCCTCCACGAGGACGAGGAAGGCGTCCCTCCTACCACTCTCCGCGAGGTCTCCATTCTCCGCATGCTCTCCCGAGACCCCCACATCGTCAA GTTGATGGATGTGAAACAAGGGCAGAACAAGGAAGGAAAGACTGTACTCTACTTGGTGTTTGAGTACATGGACACTGATCTCAAGAAATTCATCCGCACCTTCCGTCAATCTGGAGAGCACATTCCCTCCCCCATCGTTAAA AGCCTGATGTTCCAACTTTGCAAAGGTGTTGCCTTTTGCCATGGTCATGGAATTTTGCACAG GGATCTTAAGCCTCACAATCTCCTGATGGACCGTAAAACTATGATGCTTAAAATTGCAGATCTTGGACTTGCTAGAGCTTTCACTGTGCCACTCAAGAAGTATACTCATGAG ATATTGACCCTTTGGTATAGGGCTCCTGAAGTCCTCCTGGGAGCTACACACTACTCAACTGCAGTGGATATTTGGTCTGTTGGCTGTATATTTG CTGAACTTGTCACGAAGCAAGCAATATTCCCTGGGGATTCTGAACTGCAGCAGCTCCTGCATATATTCAG GTTGTTGGGCACTCCAAATGAGGATGTGTGGCCAGGTGTAAGTAAGCTCAAGGACTGGCATGAGTACCCCCAGTGGAGTCCCCAAAGTTTGGCAAAGGCTGTTCCCAATTTGGACGAAATGGGGCTGGATCTGTTGTTG CAAATGTTGCAATACGATCCTGCTAAACGCATTTCAGCAAAGGCAGCTATGGAGCACCGTTACTTTGATGGTTTGAACAAGGATTCTCTCTGA